Proteins encoded within one genomic window of Desulfonatronum thiodismutans:
- a CDS encoding HypC/HybG/HupF family hydrogenase formation chaperone gives MCLAVPMEVKSINAELNVADVEIAGVKRQVRLDIIDYPASVGDYVIVHAGFALRRLDREDALETLKLFQEGLNLQVH, from the coding sequence ATGTGTCTAGCCGTACCCATGGAAGTAAAAAGCATCAATGCTGAACTTAACGTCGCGGATGTGGAGATCGCCGGAGTGAAGCGCCAAGTGCGCCTGGACATCATCGACTACCCGGCTTCGGTCGGCGACTACGTGATCGTCCACGCCGGCTTCGCCCTGCGCCGTCTGGACCGGGAGGACGCCCTGGAGACCCTGAAGCTGTTCCAGGAAGGATTGAACCTTCAAGTCCACTGA
- a CDS encoding branched-chain amino acid ABC transporter permease — protein sequence MLLDQLPQFLLSGLTSGSIYALVAVGFCIIYNATGLVNFAQGEFVMLGGMLMIGLTQDMGLAMPTAFVTSIAAAMLLGVFLERVPLGLARSRHVLILVLVTVGFSIAARGAASLIWGKTARALPAFSTEAPLLLAGAVISRQALWILVVTMICVALLHLFFQRTSVGQAIRAVSDNRHGAILVGIPVARMVMVSFALSAGLGATAGILIAPITGMHYSAGVMLGLKGFAAAILGGYGHVWGAVAGGLLLGVLESLAAGFISSAYKDALAFLILLCVLWVRPAGLFGQARTRRV from the coding sequence ATGCTCCTTGACCAACTTCCGCAATTTCTGCTGTCCGGCCTGACATCCGGCAGTATTTACGCCCTGGTGGCCGTGGGTTTCTGCATCATCTACAACGCCACCGGCCTGGTGAATTTCGCCCAGGGCGAGTTCGTGATGCTCGGGGGCATGCTGATGATCGGGCTGACCCAGGACATGGGCTTGGCCATGCCGACGGCCTTCGTGACGAGCATCGCGGCGGCCATGCTGCTGGGCGTCTTTCTGGAGCGCGTCCCGTTAGGCTTGGCCAGATCCCGGCACGTCCTGATCCTGGTGCTGGTCACCGTGGGTTTTTCCATTGCCGCACGCGGCGCGGCTTCGTTGATTTGGGGCAAGACCGCACGGGCCTTGCCGGCGTTTTCCACCGAGGCCCCGCTCTTGCTGGCCGGTGCGGTGATCTCCCGTCAGGCCCTCTGGATATTGGTCGTGACCATGATCTGCGTGGCTTTGCTGCACCTCTTTTTTCAACGCACCTCCGTGGGGCAGGCCATCCGGGCCGTTTCCGACAACCGCCACGGCGCGATCCTGGTGGGCATTCCCGTGGCCCGGATGGTGATGGTTTCCTTCGCCTTGAGCGCCGGACTGGGGGCCACGGCCGGGATACTCATCGCTCCGATCACGGGCATGCACTACAGCGCCGGGGTGATGCTGGGGCTGAAGGGCTTCGCCGCGGCCATTCTTGGGGGATACGGCCATGTTTGGGGCGCGGTGGCCGGAGGGCTGCTGCTGGGCGTCCTGGAGTCGTTGGCGGCCGGATTCATTTCCTCGGCCTACAAGGACGCCTTGGCGTTTTTGATCCTGCTTTGCGTCTTGTGGGTTCGTCCGGCGGGGCTGTTCGGGCAGGCCAGGACGAGACGAGTGTGA
- the hypD gene encoding hydrogenase formation protein HypD, which translates to MAPNNASDMLAKFKDPALCRNLLDKIRAELPGPLAFMEVCGTHTVAIFQSGLRSLLPEGIRHLSGPGCPVCVTHEGEVAAFLELARKDNVIIATFGDLIRVPGPKGTSLKQAQAEGCRIEIVYSAFDALALARKHPESRIVFLGVGFETTAPTVAATIKVAKEQGLDNFLVFAMHKLVPPALAALLQDPEVNVDALILPGHVSTIIGVEPYRFLAEQHGVPSVITGFEPLDILQALLLIIDQRKTGRPQVVNQYSRAVADNGNPKAREVMAEVFTVSDALWRGLGRIPDSGLALADEYQRFDALTTLGVQVHDLPPLPGCRCGDVLKGKMQPNHCPLFNKTCTPATPVGPCMVSTEGSCAAYYKYAL; encoded by the coding sequence ATGGCCCCGAACAACGCATCGGACATGCTGGCCAAATTCAAGGACCCGGCCCTGTGCCGCAACCTCCTGGACAAAATCCGGGCCGAGCTGCCCGGTCCCCTGGCCTTCATGGAAGTCTGCGGCACGCACACCGTGGCCATTTTTCAAAGCGGCCTGCGCTCCCTGCTCCCGGAGGGGATCCGGCACCTTTCCGGCCCCGGCTGTCCGGTCTGCGTGACCCATGAAGGCGAAGTTGCGGCCTTTCTGGAACTGGCCCGCAAGGACAACGTGATCATCGCCACCTTTGGCGACCTGATTCGCGTGCCCGGCCCCAAGGGAACCAGCCTGAAGCAGGCTCAGGCCGAAGGCTGCCGGATCGAAATCGTCTACTCCGCCTTCGACGCCCTGGCCCTGGCCCGCAAGCACCCCGAGTCCCGGATTGTCTTCCTGGGAGTCGGCTTCGAAACCACCGCCCCCACTGTCGCCGCCACCATCAAGGTCGCCAAGGAGCAAGGCCTGGACAATTTCCTCGTCTTCGCCATGCACAAACTCGTCCCTCCGGCCCTGGCAGCCCTGCTCCAGGACCCCGAGGTCAACGTGGACGCCCTGATCCTCCCCGGCCACGTCTCCACGATCATCGGCGTCGAGCCCTACCGCTTCCTGGCTGAACAGCACGGCGTTCCGTCGGTAATTACCGGCTTCGAGCCCCTGGACATCCTCCAGGCCCTGCTGCTGATCATCGACCAACGCAAGACCGGCCGGCCCCAGGTGGTCAACCAGTACTCCCGAGCCGTGGCCGACAACGGCAACCCCAAGGCCAGAGAGGTCATGGCCGAGGTGTTCACGGTTTCCGACGCCCTCTGGCGCGGCCTGGGCCGCATCCCGGACAGCGGCCTGGCCCTGGCCGACGAATATCAACGCTTCGACGCCCTCACGACCCTGGGCGTACAAGTCCACGACCTCCCCCCCCTGCCCGGCTGCCGTTGCGGCGACGTGCTCAAAGGCAAAATGCAACCCAACCACTGCCCCCTCTTCAACAAAACCTGCACCCCCGCCACCCCTGTCGGCCCCTGTATGGTGTCCACGGAAGGAAGCTGCGCGGCGTATTATAAGTATGCGCTGTGA
- a CDS encoding HD domain-containing protein, with product MSLDVANQTESARASFPVPFPDGPEWAERVRTPSSERCREMWALWEMPEHIQMHSLLVTRVALGIAEMVREKILPGLDIDQVLAAAMLHDVAKIYTIRHGGSHSQIGAAWVQERTGNAVVARAVLHHVDWPFAMDLQRYPVSLIVCYSDKRVRHTEIVTLDERFADLQERYGVNATARHHIQQSLEQGRAIERLLSGGLKVELDAYSFDCRRMV from the coding sequence ATGAGCCTGGATGTCGCCAACCAAACCGAGAGTGCCCGTGCTTCGTTTCCGGTTCCGTTTCCGGACGGCCCTGAATGGGCGGAGCGGGTTCGGACGCCTTCCTCCGAACGGTGCCGGGAAATGTGGGCGCTTTGGGAGATGCCGGAACACATCCAGATGCACAGTTTGCTGGTGACCCGGGTCGCTCTGGGCATCGCCGAGATGGTCAGGGAAAAAATACTTCCGGGATTGGATATCGATCAGGTCCTGGCCGCGGCCATGCTTCATGACGTGGCGAAGATCTACACCATCCGCCACGGCGGCAGCCACAGCCAGATCGGGGCCGCATGGGTCCAGGAGCGGACCGGAAACGCGGTGGTGGCCCGGGCGGTGCTGCATCACGTGGACTGGCCCTTTGCCATGGACCTGCAACGCTATCCGGTTTCGCTGATCGTCTGTTACAGCGACAAGCGGGTCCGGCACACGGAAATCGTCACTCTGGACGAGCGGTTCGCCGATCTCCAGGAGCGCTACGGCGTGAACGCCACGGCGCGACATCATATTCAACAGTCCCTGGAGCAGGGGCGGGCCATTGAGCGTCTGCTCAGCGGGGGATTGAAGGTGGAACTCGATGCGTATTCTTTTGATTGCCGGCGGATGGTCTGA
- a CDS encoding D-alanine--D-alanine ligase family protein has translation MRILLIAGGWSDEREVSLSGAVGIEASLRRQGHAVTLFDPRDGLTRLPQLVEDFDFAFLNLHGAPGEDGLVQAMLDRLGKPYQGSGPAGSILALDKAASKALFVQNNLATPPWLFVPVRFGSNHGDRPGSDLLADMPCPFGPPYVVKPNLGGSSLGIEVVREHGVLAPAVEKILREGRDVLVEQYQPGVEVTCSVLGGEALPLILIRPGEGATFFDYDSKYVPGRAEEICPAPLPGDVSRAIQAVALHAHRVLGLRGYSRADFILHEGQAHLLEVNTLPGMTATSLLPQAAAVHGLDFDHLLARLIELGMRGC, from the coding sequence ATGCGTATTCTTTTGATTGCCGGCGGATGGTCTGACGAACGCGAGGTTTCCCTGAGCGGGGCTGTGGGGATAGAGGCCTCGTTGCGCCGCCAGGGCCATGCGGTGACGCTCTTCGATCCGCGTGACGGCCTGACCAGGCTGCCACAGCTGGTGGAAGATTTCGACTTCGCTTTTTTGAATCTGCACGGAGCCCCCGGAGAAGACGGTCTGGTGCAGGCCATGCTGGACCGCCTGGGCAAGCCTTACCAGGGCAGCGGGCCGGCCGGCTCGATCCTGGCCCTGGACAAGGCGGCCTCCAAGGCTTTGTTCGTCCAGAACAATCTGGCCACTCCTCCGTGGTTATTCGTGCCCGTGCGCTTTGGATCGAACCATGGCGATCGCCCGGGTTCCGACCTGCTTGCCGATATGCCGTGTCCGTTCGGTCCGCCTTACGTGGTCAAGCCCAATCTTGGCGGATCCAGCCTGGGGATCGAGGTGGTGCGCGAGCATGGCGTTTTGGCGCCTGCCGTGGAAAAGATTTTGAGGGAGGGGCGCGACGTGCTGGTGGAGCAATACCAGCCCGGAGTGGAGGTCACCTGTTCGGTCCTGGGGGGCGAGGCCTTGCCGCTGATTCTGATCCGCCCCGGCGAGGGGGCGACGTTTTTCGACTACGACAGCAAGTACGTTCCCGGCCGGGCCGAGGAGATCTGCCCGGCTCCCTTGCCCGGAGACGTCAGCCGGGCCATTCAGGCCGTGGCCCTGCACGCGCACCGCGTTCTCGGCCTGCGCGGGTACAGCCGGGCGGATTTCATTTTGCACGAGGGCCAGGCCCATCTCCTGGAAGTGAACACCCTGCCCGGAATGACCGCCACCAGCCTGCTGCCCCAGGCCGCGGCGGTGCACGGCCTGGACTTCGACCACCTGCTGGCCCGGTTGATCGAGCTGGGGATGCGGGGGTGCTGA
- a CDS encoding ABC transporter ATP-binding protein, with amino-acid sequence MLRIRNVSAGYAGIAVLHGVSLHVGQGETVCLVGANGAGKSTLLQVVSGLIRPFSGELRFEDADLTTLPPHRIVAAGLVQVPEARELFPSMTVRENLDLGAFALRRAAQAEIRANRARLLELFPVLGQRLEQKAGTLSGGEQQMLAIARALMAKPRLLILDEPSLGLAPLVIKEIFRTLRDLRAEGLTILLVEQNALAAMRISDRAYVLQAGRMLLSGTAEELQSNDDFRRAYLGRDYKAKWER; translated from the coding sequence ATGCTGCGCATTCGCAATGTGAGCGCCGGATATGCCGGGATCGCCGTGCTGCACGGGGTCAGTCTGCACGTGGGTCAGGGCGAGACGGTCTGTCTTGTGGGGGCCAACGGAGCGGGGAAAAGCACGCTGTTGCAGGTGGTCAGCGGTTTGATCCGTCCTTTTTCCGGCGAACTTCGGTTCGAGGACGCGGACCTGACGACCCTGCCGCCTCACCGGATCGTGGCCGCGGGACTGGTTCAGGTTCCGGAAGCCCGGGAGCTGTTTCCGTCCATGACCGTGCGGGAGAACCTGGACCTGGGGGCCTTCGCCCTGCGCCGGGCGGCTCAGGCGGAGATTCGGGCCAATCGTGCCAGGTTGCTGGAGCTGTTTCCGGTTCTGGGGCAGCGTTTGGAGCAGAAGGCCGGCACCCTGAGCGGCGGTGAGCAGCAGATGCTGGCCATTGCCCGAGCCCTGATGGCCAAGCCCCGGTTGCTGATCCTGGACGAACCGTCCCTGGGGTTGGCGCCCCTGGTGATCAAGGAGATTTTCCGGACTTTGCGGGATCTGCGGGCCGAAGGCCTGACCATCCTGCTGGTGGAGCAGAACGCCCTGGCGGCCATGCGCATCAGCGACCGGGCCTACGTCCTGCAGGCCGGAAGGATGCTGCTCAGCGGCACGGCCGAGGAACTGCAAAGCAACGACGATTTTCGCCGGGCGTACCTGGGCCGGGACTACAAGGCAAAATGGGAGCGCTGA
- a CDS encoding type II toxin-antitoxin system HicB family antitoxin — MKKYLIVVEETETGFSAFSPDLDGCIATGKTREDVETTMKDAIQFHIEGLKEDGFLAPPPRSYPAYCEIFA, encoded by the coding sequence ATGAAAAAATATCTAATAGTTGTTGAGGAAACAGAAACTGGTTTCTCTGCTTTTTCTCCGGATTTGGACGGTTGTATTGCAACAGGTAAAACGCGGGAAGATGTTGAGACAACTATGAAAGATGCAATACAATTTCACATTGAAGGATTGAAGGAGGATGGCTTCCTTGCTCCTCCTCCTCGTTCTTATCCTGCGTATTGTGAAATATTTGCATAA
- a CDS encoding branched-chain amino acid ABC transporter permease, giving the protein MDERSETRILRMNMNEGGRGKGDGARLASWTPYAALALAVLVAPWVVTDTYLLSLGSLIGIFALAVTGLNLLIGMAGQVSLGQAAFFGLGAYGSGIFSVHFGLPVGAAMLVAVAVACLVALVLAVPTLKLEGHYLVMATLGFNIIFTIVCIQWEVVTGGTSGLFGIPGMELAGLNLSDDRNFFYLVWTVMVLVLWLCANFLRTRPGRALRSLHQGDLLPASLGVPVIRYKVGLFVAAALLTALAGALYAHYFQFISPHSFDMFVSLQLVTMTALGGLGNLWGGIFGAAFLLLLPEWLHAWPDLMILLHGLILMLVLMFFPKGLLPAVGEGGKRMMGTLRGNWGKKGI; this is encoded by the coding sequence ATGGATGAGCGAAGCGAAACCAGGATATTGCGGATGAACATGAACGAGGGGGGGCGAGGAAAAGGTGACGGGGCGCGATTGGCGTCCTGGACGCCGTACGCGGCCCTGGCTCTGGCGGTGCTGGTTGCGCCCTGGGTGGTCACGGACACCTATTTGCTCTCGTTGGGCAGCCTGATCGGGATTTTCGCCCTGGCCGTGACCGGCTTGAACCTGCTCATCGGCATGGCCGGACAGGTTTCCCTGGGGCAGGCCGCTTTTTTCGGCCTGGGGGCCTACGGCTCGGGTATTTTCAGCGTCCATTTCGGGCTCCCGGTGGGAGCGGCCATGCTCGTCGCCGTGGCCGTCGCCTGCCTCGTGGCTCTGGTTTTGGCCGTGCCCACGCTCAAACTGGAAGGCCATTATCTGGTCATGGCCACCCTGGGCTTCAACATCATTTTCACCATCGTCTGCATCCAGTGGGAGGTCGTGACCGGAGGAACTTCCGGACTGTTCGGCATTCCAGGCATGGAGCTGGCCGGGCTGAACCTCAGCGACGACCGCAATTTCTTTTATCTGGTCTGGACCGTCATGGTGCTGGTGCTCTGGCTGTGCGCCAATTTCCTGCGCACCCGTCCGGGCCGGGCCTTGCGCAGCCTGCACCAGGGCGATCTGTTGCCGGCCTCCCTGGGCGTCCCGGTAATTCGCTACAAGGTCGGCCTGTTTGTGGCCGCGGCCCTGCTCACCGCCCTTGCCGGAGCCCTGTACGCCCACTATTTCCAGTTCATTAGTCCGCACAGCTTTGACATGTTCGTCTCTCTCCAACTGGTGACCATGACCGCCCTGGGCGGCTTGGGCAACCTCTGGGGCGGCATCTTCGGCGCGGCCTTCCTGCTCCTGCTCCCGGAGTGGCTCCACGCCTGGCCTGACCTGATGATCCTGCTCCACGGCCTGATTTTGATGCTGGTCCTGATGTTTTTTCCCAAGGGGCTCTTGCCTGCGGTCGGGGAGGGTGGAAAGCGGATGATGGGAACTCTTCGAGGTAACTGGGGCAAGAAGGGGATTTGA
- a CDS encoding cofactor-independent phosphoglycerate mutase, translated as MNARKTVFLIADGMGDWPVDELGGKTPMEAADTPHMDALAREGVVGLCRTIPEGMPPGSDIANMALLGCDPAMHHTGRGPIEAAAQGLVLGADDLVWRCNLVRVSSLEPDGVMRDYSAGHIDTATATALVEMLQRELGGPDAVFHPGVQYRHLVVQPGRVTAAEAGLAIRPPHDILDQTLGPDLAAYQQCPELWRVVREAAVLLDNAERNASQANAVWLWGQGRPLHLPGFQERFGQAGAVISAVDLVKGLGRAMGMAVLDVPGATGYLDTNYAGKVAAALDFLEQGDFVFLHVEAPDECGHQGGLENKVRAIADFDAQVVGPIRDGLRGMDAAILVACDHFTPLIKRTHVSDPVPFLFWHLDATASGIPNFSETQAASTGLMLERGEALLPWALQRSAP; from the coding sequence ATGAACGCGAGAAAAACCGTTTTTTTGATCGCCGACGGCATGGGCGACTGGCCCGTGGACGAACTGGGCGGCAAGACGCCCATGGAGGCCGCGGACACCCCGCACATGGATGCCCTGGCCCGGGAAGGCGTGGTCGGCTTGTGCCGGACCATTCCTGAAGGCATGCCGCCGGGATCGGACATCGCGAACATGGCCCTGTTGGGCTGCGATCCGGCCATGCACCATACCGGGAGAGGACCCATTGAGGCCGCGGCTCAAGGCTTGGTGCTGGGGGCGGACGATCTGGTCTGGCGCTGCAATCTGGTCCGGGTCAGCTCCCTGGAGCCGGACGGCGTCATGCGGGACTACTCCGCCGGGCACATCGACACGGCCACGGCCACGGCCCTGGTCGAAATGCTGCAACGGGAGCTGGGCGGACCGGACGCGGTTTTTCATCCAGGGGTCCAGTACCGCCATCTGGTGGTCCAACCGGGCCGGGTCACGGCCGCGGAAGCCGGCCTAGCCATCCGTCCGCCTCACGACATCCTGGACCAGACCCTGGGGCCGGACCTGGCCGCGTACCAGCAGTGCCCGGAACTCTGGCGCGTGGTGCGCGAGGCGGCCGTACTCCTGGACAATGCCGAGCGCAACGCCTCCCAGGCCAATGCCGTCTGGCTGTGGGGCCAGGGACGTCCGCTGCATCTGCCGGGCTTTCAGGAGCGGTTCGGCCAGGCTGGGGCGGTGATTTCCGCCGTGGATCTGGTCAAGGGCTTGGGTCGGGCCATGGGCATGGCGGTCCTGGACGTGCCCGGCGCCACAGGGTACCTGGACACGAACTATGCCGGGAAAGTGGCCGCGGCCCTGGATTTTTTGGAGCAGGGCGATTTCGTCTTCCTGCATGTGGAGGCCCCGGACGAGTGCGGGCATCAGGGCGGCCTGGAGAACAAGGTTCGGGCCATCGCGGACTTCGACGCCCAGGTGGTCGGGCCGATCCGGGACGGTCTGCGAGGCATGGACGCCGCGATCCTTGTGGCCTGCGACCACTTCACCCCGCTGATCAAGCGGACCCATGTTTCCGATCCCGTGCCCTTCCTGTTCTGGCACCTGGACGCCACGGCCTCCGGCATCCCGAACTTCAGCGAAACCCAGGCCGCTTCCACCGGCTTGATGCTGGAACGGGGCGAGGCTCTGCTGCCCTGGGCGCTGCAACGATCCGCACCCTAA
- a CDS encoding type II toxin-antitoxin system HicA family toxin: MKVRDVIKLIEDDGWFLVATKGSHRQFKHPVKPGRVTISGKPGDDVAVGTLGSIYKQSRLK, translated from the coding sequence ATGAAAGTCAGGGATGTAATCAAATTGATAGAAGATGATGGCTGGTTTCTCGTTGCGACCAAAGGAAGCCATCGTCAATTCAAGCACCCTGTTAAACCTGGAAGAGTGACAATTTCAGGAAAACCAGGTGATGATGTGGCAGTAGGAACTCTCGGCAGTATCTACAAGCAATCGAGGTTAAAATGA
- a CDS encoding ABC transporter ATP-binding protein — protein MSANVSPLLSLRDISLRFGGLQALSDITVGVSSGLWTALIGPNGAGKTSLLNVICGLYAAQRGEVVLGGRPLDGLGVHQRAALGLARTFQAVQLVLEMHVLDNLLLGLHCRGQVGLLGHLLGSPGSRREERALRDTGLAVLERYDLAEVWDRPVSELSLWQRKLLELARAVVGEPRLLLLDEPMGGLTMAEREAMAELLHDLRGGGLSMIMVEHDMDMVMTHTDHVMVLHHGRLLAQGPPREIQADPDVIAAYLGE, from the coding sequence ATGAGCGCCAACGTGTCCCCCCTCCTTTCTCTGCGCGATATCTCCCTGCGTTTCGGTGGGTTGCAGGCGCTTTCGGACATTACCGTGGGCGTGTCCTCGGGGTTGTGGACGGCGCTGATCGGACCCAATGGGGCTGGGAAGACGTCGCTTTTGAACGTGATCTGCGGGCTGTACGCGGCTCAGCGAGGGGAGGTGGTTCTGGGCGGGCGGCCTTTGGACGGGCTGGGCGTGCATCAGCGGGCCGCGCTGGGTTTGGCCCGGACGTTTCAGGCCGTGCAACTCGTGCTGGAGATGCACGTTCTGGACAACCTGCTCCTGGGGCTGCATTGTCGCGGTCAGGTTGGATTGTTGGGCCATTTGCTGGGCAGCCCTGGCAGTCGGCGGGAGGAGCGGGCCTTGCGGGATACGGGCCTGGCCGTGCTGGAACGCTACGATTTGGCCGAAGTCTGGGACCGGCCTGTGAGCGAGCTGTCTCTGTGGCAGCGCAAGCTCCTGGAACTGGCTCGGGCCGTGGTCGGCGAGCCCCGGCTGCTGCTTCTGGACGAGCCCATGGGCGGGCTGACCATGGCCGAGCGGGAGGCCATGGCCGAACTGCTGCACGATCTGCGCGGCGGCGGCCTGAGCATGATCATGGTGGAGCACGACATGGACATGGTCATGACCCATACGGATCACGTCATGGTGCTGCATCACGGCCGGTTGCTGGCTCAGGGGCCGCCGCGGGAGATTCAAGCCGACCCGGACGTGATCGCGGCCTACCTTGGGGAGTAG
- a CDS encoding phenylacetate--CoA ligase family protein: protein MEHAIWNPQAECMDRENLGQVQLERLQMTLNLVARNVDFYAKRFRKIGLLPEDVRDVSDLAGLPFTTRDDLIRAYPYGLFAVPLRNVVQLRLAASSVEPIVVGYTRQDLRMWTELMCRAMTAAGAGRTDIIQVAFHYSQFPGAFTFNQGAESLGAVLTPAATVSGALQIKMMRDFRSTVLAGTPAFALSLIKTLQDAESRTHSEGLGQGESGSGLHLRVGLFGPEALQPQVRGLLERGLGLRAYSVYGVAEMIEPALAAECVQQSGMHLAEDHFYVEIVDPETGQPRAPGEEGEVVVTSLTTQGYPLIRFRTGDISRLHLAACPCGRTSARLSPVFRRSDDAVSVRGIRVHPGLVEQVIRDVAPESSDFRLVIQTVHGLGDQVELVLAHPKDGPLPGATLEALRAQLRRVLGLGLRLRQVPANRLPLAGLTYKTTFQERETPASELPF from the coding sequence ATGGAGCACGCCATCTGGAATCCGCAAGCGGAATGCATGGATCGGGAGAACCTGGGGCAGGTCCAGTTGGAACGCTTGCAGATGACCCTCAATCTGGTTGCCCGCAACGTGGATTTTTACGCCAAAAGATTTCGGAAGATCGGGCTGCTGCCCGAGGATGTCCGAGACGTGAGCGACCTGGCCGGGCTTCCGTTCACGACCCGGGACGACCTGATCCGGGCCTATCCCTATGGCCTGTTTGCCGTGCCGCTGCGCAACGTGGTCCAGTTACGGCTGGCCGCTTCCAGCGTCGAACCCATCGTGGTGGGCTATACGCGGCAGGACTTGCGGATGTGGACCGAGCTGATGTGCCGGGCCATGACCGCGGCCGGAGCGGGCCGCACGGACATCATCCAGGTGGCCTTTCACTACAGCCAGTTTCCCGGGGCCTTCACCTTCAATCAGGGCGCGGAATCCCTGGGCGCGGTGCTCACCCCGGCGGCCACGGTGTCCGGGGCCCTGCAGATCAAGATGATGCGGGACTTCCGCTCCACCGTGCTGGCCGGCACCCCGGCCTTTGCCCTGAGCCTGATCAAGACGCTTCAGGACGCGGAAAGCCGGACACACTCCGAAGGCTTAGGCCAAGGGGAAAGCGGCTCCGGGCTGCATCTGCGGGTGGGGCTGTTCGGCCCGGAGGCCCTGCAACCCCAGGTGCGCGGGCTGCTGGAGCGCGGCCTGGGGCTCCGGGCGTATTCGGTCTATGGCGTGGCGGAAATGATCGAGCCGGCCCTGGCCGCGGAATGCGTCCAGCAAAGCGGCATGCATCTGGCCGAGGACCATTTTTACGTGGAGATCGTGGACCCGGAAACCGGCCAGCCACGCGCCCCCGGCGAGGAAGGCGAGGTGGTGGTGACCAGCCTGACCACCCAGGGCTATCCGCTGATCCGTTTCCGGACCGGGGACATCAGTCGGCTGCACTTGGCGGCCTGTCCCTGCGGCAGAACCTCGGCCCGGCTGTCTCCGGTTTTCCGGCGCAGCGACGACGCGGTTTCGGTTCGCGGCATCCGGGTCCATCCCGGACTGGTGGAACAGGTGATCCGGGATGTGGCCCCGGAGTCCTCGGATTTTCGGTTGGTGATTCAAACGGTGCACGGGTTGGGCGACCAGGTGGAACTGGTCCTGGCCCATCCCAAGGACGGCCCGCTGCCCGGGGCGACCCTGGAGGCCCTGCGCGCTCAACTTCGCCGCGTCCTGGGCCTCGGCCTGCGCCTGCGTCAAGTTCCGGCCAATCGCCTGCCTCTGGCCGGATTGACCTACAAAACCACGTTTCAGGAGCGGGAAACCCCGGCTTCCGAGCTACCTTTTTAG
- a CDS encoding type II toxin-antitoxin system VapC family toxin, translated as MGWVVDTCVLIDVLDEDARYGKASAVTLQELLPQGLVISPISFIELSPAFMGDLHAQWLFLDELSAEYHCSWTWEDSMAAHAAWARYVHLKKSKAVLKRPIADILIGAFASRFNGLVTRNTADFRAVFPGLIIVDPGKEVDSEQSGTNHS; from the coding sequence ATGGGTTGGGTCGTTGATACATGTGTTTTGATCGATGTGCTCGATGAGGACGCACGCTACGGAAAGGCTTCCGCCGTGACTTTGCAAGAGTTATTGCCTCAAGGGCTGGTTATTTCTCCAATCTCTTTTATCGAATTGTCTCCTGCTTTTATGGGGGATCTGCATGCACAATGGCTTTTTTTAGACGAATTGTCCGCCGAGTATCATTGCTCTTGGACTTGGGAAGACTCCATGGCCGCACATGCAGCCTGGGCAAGATACGTTCATCTTAAGAAATCAAAAGCCGTACTCAAACGACCCATCGCAGATATTCTCATCGGAGCTTTTGCTTCGAGGTTTAATGGGCTGGTTACACGCAATACCGCGGACTTCAGGGCGGTCTTTCCCGGTTTGATCATTGTCGATCCAGGGAAAGAGGTTGATTCAGAACAGTCGGGAACGAATCATTCATGA